A portion of the Algimonas porphyrae genome contains these proteins:
- a CDS encoding CPBP family intramembrane glutamic endopeptidase yields MRYYDPSPIGDTRWFTWPIVLWMTIIVWIGGQLILTVPLPFMLGAYDPEGFARLFELFDAETARPKSLFERIGTPSLVVGTLTGGLGLLAYFLGGREKGALWIAMIGIFLTFFGLVPFFMSSAEMTEANELVLSVIGLSPFAYMLMLLTFPVALIGLYWGWTRVHKGTLRALHTTAKRFRWLRVAQSFLIMWIVLGLYGLTLSQFTDNAPQFVFDAARFVPYAILSLLLLPVQSATEEIVVRGYMNKAAIRFLGNKWVAFILTSGLFMALHLANPEASAGAASGNLPIVMSGYFFFGFAACLMVLIDDGLESAIGVHAANNTFAAIFVNYENSVLPTPSIWQVRAEPTGDAISTILILSIVLGLLYLTRQKNRDVTPATVGAAD; encoded by the coding sequence ATGCGTTACTATGACCCTAGCCCGATCGGCGATACGCGCTGGTTCACCTGGCCCATCGTCCTGTGGATGACGATCATCGTCTGGATTGGCGGACAGCTGATCCTGACGGTGCCCTTGCCCTTCATGCTGGGGGCCTATGACCCGGAGGGTTTTGCCCGCCTGTTCGAGCTGTTCGATGCCGAAACGGCACGACCTAAATCGCTATTCGAACGTATCGGCACACCGTCTCTGGTCGTCGGCACGCTGACCGGCGGCCTTGGATTGCTGGCTTACTTTCTGGGCGGGCGCGAAAAAGGCGCGCTGTGGATCGCGATGATCGGTATTTTCCTGACCTTCTTCGGCCTCGTCCCCTTCTTCATGAGCAGCGCAGAGATGACGGAAGCCAATGAACTCGTCCTGTCGGTCATCGGTCTATCACCCTTTGCCTATATGTTGATGCTTCTGACCTTCCCGGTTGCATTGATCGGCCTGTATTGGGGCTGGACGCGGGTTCACAAAGGCACGTTGCGAGCCCTGCATACGACAGCCAAACGTTTTCGTTGGCTGCGCGTGGCGCAGTCATTTCTGATCATGTGGATCGTCCTGGGTCTTTACGGTCTGACCTTGAGCCAGTTCACCGACAATGCCCCGCAATTCGTCTTCGATGCGGCCCGTTTCGTACCCTATGCCATTCTGTCGCTGCTGCTACTGCCGGTTCAGAGCGCGACGGAAGAAATCGTCGTCCGCGGCTATATGAACAAGGCTGCGATCCGCTTTCTCGGCAATAAATGGGTCGCATTCATTCTGACCAGCGGCCTGTTCATGGCCCTGCATCTGGCCAACCCCGAAGCTTCTGCCGGAGCTGCATCCGGCAATCTACCCATCGTCATGAGCGGCTATTTCTTCTTCGGCTTTGCGGCCTGCCTGATGGTCCTGATCGATGACGGTCTGGAATCCGCCATCGGCGTCCATGCGGCAAATAACACGTTCGCGGCGATCTTCGTGAACTATGAGAACTCTGTTCTGCCGACACCGTCCATCTGGCAGGTCCGGGCAGAACCGACCGGGGATGCCATTTCGACGATCCTGATCCTGAGTATCGTTCTGGGACTGCTCTACCTGACACGACAGAAAAACCGTGACGTGACGCCCGCGACGGTCGGGGCTGCGGATTGA